The following are encoded in a window of Streptomyces antimycoticus genomic DNA:
- a CDS encoding NUDIX domain-containing protein, with protein MTANSEITETIPVGLGCWSVSQPEYTPADVTPPELLPAALARQVPGWAEAAATPADVQDWPQRQADALVPFQLDARGWPLHPHGRTGRTGRNLGKWGENAAADPIVVAGTGQDRRVLLITRDDIGVEAIPGGMVDPGETAPTALVRELREETGVDLSDHRPVILGQDVVDDWRASDHAWVASTSALYLLPAPVTAVAADDALDANWWPFGSLDQLDAAITAAGRTLYAAHRPLLHRALDHLAK; from the coding sequence ATGACCGCCAACAGCGAGATCACCGAGACCATCCCCGTCGGATTGGGTTGCTGGTCGGTGAGCCAGCCGGAGTACACGCCGGCGGACGTTACGCCGCCCGAACTGCTGCCCGCAGCTCTGGCCCGCCAGGTGCCCGGCTGGGCGGAGGCCGCCGCGACCCCGGCCGACGTGCAGGACTGGCCCCAGCGGCAGGCCGACGCCCTCGTTCCGTTCCAGCTCGACGCGCGGGGCTGGCCCCTGCACCCGCACGGTCGCACCGGCCGCACCGGCCGGAATCTCGGGAAGTGGGGCGAGAACGCCGCCGCGGACCCGATCGTGGTCGCGGGCACCGGCCAGGACCGCCGGGTCCTGCTGATCACCCGGGACGACATCGGCGTGGAGGCAATCCCGGGCGGCATGGTCGATCCGGGCGAGACCGCACCGACGGCCCTGGTCCGCGAGCTGCGCGAGGAGACCGGCGTCGACCTCTCCGACCACCGGCCGGTCATCCTCGGTCAGGACGTCGTGGACGACTGGCGGGCCTCGGATCACGCCTGGGTTGCCTCGACCAGCGCGCTCTACCTGCTGCCCGCCCCGGTGACTGCCGTCGCCGCCGACGACGCCCTCGACGCCAACTGGTGGCCGTTCGGTTCCCTCGACCAGCTCGACGCCGCGATCACCGCCGCCGGACGCACCCTCTACGCCGCGCACCGCCCCCTGCTGCACCGCGCCCTGGACCACCTCGCCAAGTAG
- a CDS encoding RRQRL motif-containing zinc-binding protein → MADQDEDLVDVDPYDPGDGSLPVFRWKQAGRENLATRRQLREMGLRPGGQEPVARIECRGGKRWAWLYRIDLAKPKLPLTLAKEAALDKAMAARQTCGTCRRRYFHCVPLKTLGSCLECYDGTPADPASYIAPPAKHLLAA, encoded by the coding sequence ATGGCCGACCAGGACGAGGACCTGGTCGACGTCGACCCGTACGACCCCGGCGACGGCTCCTTACCAGTCTTCCGGTGGAAGCAGGCCGGGCGCGAGAACCTCGCGACCCGCCGCCAGCTGCGGGAGATGGGACTGCGCCCCGGCGGCCAAGAGCCCGTCGCACGGATCGAATGCCGCGGCGGGAAGCGATGGGCGTGGCTGTACCGGATCGACCTGGCGAAGCCGAAGCTCCCGCTGACGCTCGCGAAGGAAGCCGCGCTCGACAAGGCGATGGCGGCCCGCCAGACATGCGGCACCTGCCGCCGACGCTACTTCCACTGCGTCCCGCTCAAGACCTTGGGCTCGTGCCTGGAGTGCTACGACGGCACGCCCGCCGACCCCGCCTCCTACATCGCTCCCCCGGCCAAACACCTGCTTGCCGCATGA
- a CDS encoding helix-turn-helix domain-containing protein encodes MTAKLDYRWHLREVMATKGMFSTTDLRPLLAERGIDLSPSQIYRLVVETPERLNLKVLMALLDILDCSMDDLIEPVAAGRPRAKKAADGTETPGVGDFRPKRARIARPS; translated from the coding sequence ATGACGGCCAAGCTCGACTACCGGTGGCATCTGCGCGAGGTCATGGCCACCAAGGGCATGTTCTCCACCACCGACCTGCGGCCCCTGCTGGCCGAACGGGGCATCGACCTGTCTCCCAGCCAGATCTACCGGCTCGTGGTCGAGACCCCGGAACGGCTCAACCTCAAAGTGCTGATGGCCCTGCTGGACATCCTCGACTGCTCGATGGACGACCTGATCGAACCGGTCGCCGCCGGCAGGCCGCGGGCAAAGAAGGCCGCCGACGGCACCGAGACCCCCGGCGTCGGCGACTTCCGCCCCAAGCGGGCCCGGATCGCCCGACCCTCATGA
- a CDS encoding DNA translocase FtsK, translating into MYWFFRSTGRGARNLDPAHRKDGVALLLLGSALIAAAATWAELRGPIGGLVEILVTGSFGRLDLLVPVLLGVIAVRFIRRTRKSEGDGRVVIGLSALVIGVLGLVHIACGSPARSDSMQAIRDAGGLIGWGVATPLTYTMGDVLAVSLLALLIVFGLLVVTATPVNAIPQRLRALGAHLGVIQGRAADVPGDDERHAEQRREALPARSSRGGSAGETYRPDGVEQEALPRRGKLKAAATPAPAAAQPHGMMPSPRAVPDLTKAPPAGEERDLPARAEQFQMSNDTTCSLPALDLLTRGGPGKARSAANDAVVASLSTLFAEFKVDVAVTGFTRGPTVTRYEVELGPAVKVERITALTKNIAYAVASPDVRIISPIPGKSAVGIEIPNTDREMVNLGDVLRLAPTAEDDHPLLVALGKDVEGGYVMANLATMPHILVAGATGSGKSSCINSLITSIMVRATPEEVRMVLVDPKRVELTAYEGIPHLITPIITNPKRAAEALQWVVREMDLRYDDLAAYGFRHIDDFNAAVRSGKVKAPTGSERELKPYPYLLVIVDELADLMMVAPRDVEDAIVRITQLARAAGIHLVLATQRPSVDVVTGLIKANVPSRLAFAASSLTDSRVILDQPGAEKLIGQGDGLFLPMGANTPARMQGAFVTEDEIAAVVQHCKDKMAPDFRDDVVVGPKQKQKIDEDIGDDLDLLREAAELVVSTQFGSTSMLQRKLRVGFAKAGRLMDLMESRNIVGPSEGSKARDVLVKRGELDGVLALLRPEPGSAQGGGADTDSLQELQQR; encoded by the coding sequence GTGTACTGGTTCTTCCGCAGTACGGGGCGGGGCGCCAGGAACCTTGATCCGGCGCACCGCAAGGACGGCGTCGCGCTGCTGCTGCTCGGCAGCGCGTTGATTGCCGCCGCGGCCACGTGGGCCGAGCTGCGGGGTCCGATCGGCGGTCTCGTTGAGATCCTGGTGACCGGCTCCTTCGGCCGCCTGGACCTGCTGGTGCCGGTGCTGCTCGGTGTCATCGCCGTGCGCTTCATCCGGCGCACGAGGAAGTCCGAGGGCGACGGCCGTGTCGTCATCGGGCTGTCCGCCCTGGTCATCGGCGTGCTCGGGCTGGTCCACATCGCCTGCGGCTCGCCAGCCCGCAGCGACAGCATGCAGGCCATACGGGACGCAGGGGGCCTGATCGGCTGGGGCGTCGCGACCCCGCTGACGTACACCATGGGCGACGTGCTGGCCGTATCGCTGCTGGCGCTGCTCATCGTCTTCGGGCTGCTGGTCGTCACGGCCACCCCGGTCAACGCCATCCCGCAGCGGCTGCGGGCGCTCGGCGCGCACCTCGGCGTCATCCAGGGGCGAGCGGCCGACGTGCCCGGCGATGACGAGCGACACGCGGAGCAGAGGCGCGAGGCGCTGCCCGCGCGCTCCAGCCGTGGCGGGTCCGCCGGGGAGACGTACCGTCCCGACGGCGTCGAGCAGGAGGCCCTCCCACGGCGCGGGAAACTCAAGGCCGCAGCAACGCCGGCGCCCGCCGCCGCCCAGCCGCACGGGATGATGCCGTCCCCCCGGGCCGTCCCCGACCTCACCAAGGCGCCGCCTGCTGGCGAGGAGCGCGATCTTCCCGCGCGCGCGGAGCAGTTCCAGATGTCCAACGACACCACCTGCTCCCTGCCGGCGCTCGACCTCCTCACGCGCGGGGGCCCCGGCAAGGCGCGCAGCGCCGCCAACGACGCGGTCGTCGCCTCGCTGTCGACCCTCTTCGCCGAGTTCAAGGTCGACGTTGCCGTCACCGGCTTCACGCGCGGGCCGACGGTCACGCGCTACGAGGTCGAGCTCGGCCCCGCCGTGAAGGTCGAGCGGATCACCGCGCTGACGAAGAACATCGCGTACGCCGTCGCCAGCCCGGACGTACGGATCATCAGCCCGATCCCCGGCAAGTCCGCGGTCGGCATCGAGATCCCCAACACCGACCGTGAGATGGTCAACCTTGGCGACGTGCTGCGGCTGGCCCCGACCGCCGAGGACGACCACCCGCTGCTGGTGGCGCTCGGCAAGGACGTCGAGGGCGGCTACGTCATGGCCAACCTCGCGACGATGCCGCACATCCTGGTCGCTGGAGCCACCGGTTCCGGCAAGTCGTCGTGCATCAACTCCTTGATCACTTCCATCATGGTGCGCGCGACCCCCGAGGAGGTGCGCATGGTCCTCGTCGACCCCAAGCGGGTCGAGCTGACCGCCTACGAGGGCATCCCGCACCTGATCACGCCGATCATCACCAACCCGAAGCGAGCCGCCGAGGCGCTCCAGTGGGTCGTACGCGAGATGGACCTGCGCTACGACGACCTCGCGGCGTACGGCTTCCGGCACATCGATGACTTCAACGCAGCCGTACGAAGCGGCAAAGTGAAGGCGCCCACGGGCAGCGAGCGGGAGCTCAAGCCGTACCCGTACCTGCTAGTGATCGTCGACGAACTCGCCGATCTGATGATGGTCGCCCCGCGGGATGTCGAGGACGCGATCGTGCGCATCACACAGCTCGCGCGCGCGGCCGGCATCCACCTGGTGCTCGCCACCCAGCGGCCGTCGGTAGACGTCGTCACCGGTCTGATCAAGGCGAACGTCCCCTCACGGCTCGCCTTCGCCGCCTCTTCGCTCACCGACTCGCGCGTCATCCTCGACCAGCCCGGCGCAGAGAAGCTGATCGGCCAGGGCGACGGGCTGTTCCTGCCGATGGGGGCGAACACGCCTGCCCGTATGCAGGGCGCATTCGTCACCGAGGACGAAATCGCGGCTGTCGTCCAGCACTGCAAGGACAAGATGGCGCCCGACTTCCGGGACGACGTCGTCGTGGGCCCTAAGCAGAAGCAGAAGATCGACGAGGACATCGGCGACGACCTGGACCTGCTGCGCGAGGCGGCCGAGCTGGTCGTCTCAACCCAGTTCGGTTCGACGTCCATGCTTCAGCGCAAGCTGCGTGTCGGCTTCGCCAAGGCCGGACGGCTGATGGACCTCATGGAGTCCCGCAACATCGTTGGGCCCAGCGAGGGCTCCAAGGCGCGCGACGTCCTCGTGAAGCGGGGCGAGCTGGACGGGGTGTTGGCATTGCTCCGTCCCGAACCCGGCAGTGCGCAAGGAGGAGGCGCGGACACCGACAGCCTCCAAGAGCTCCAGCAGCGCTGA
- a CDS encoding class I SAM-dependent methyltransferase codes for MALLSYLHRFNQRHPWSHNDHYGPWIAGRVAASKARHVLDIGCGAGNLAALLRRRAVTVTGLEPDPGMARASAKRFADDPAVTIVEADFAGRDPHRRFDAVTLVAVLHHLPLVATLRELRGCLAPGGRLVVVGCYREAGRVDLLVSLLALLLNPVMGLVKHPARAAALPLHMTAPTTPPQETLGDIRAAAAQELPGARIRRRLFWRYSLVYDAPAGHSLNQSVCKHLFWLHCTELFWLHCRGGGGVYWCDSRRCSKVIWPHFDRVVPLAGVGGVDGSFEASVDLHQRAPDRCVEGCRPDSTQVADRPVAAAAGRERAMVRGRHWDLTAGPETAAADLPSRRPAAVVRGGQRRRFRWL; via the coding sequence ATGGCGTTGCTTTCCTACCTCCACCGTTTCAATCAGCGGCACCCATGGAGCCACAACGACCATTACGGCCCCTGGATCGCCGGCCGGGTGGCTGCGTCCAAGGCCCGCCACGTCCTCGACATCGGGTGCGGTGCGGGGAATCTTGCCGCACTTCTGCGTCGTCGGGCGGTCACCGTCACCGGGCTTGAACCCGACCCCGGGATGGCCCGCGCGTCGGCGAAGCGCTTCGCCGACGACCCGGCGGTCACCATCGTGGAAGCCGACTTCGCCGGGCGCGACCCGCACCGGCGCTTCGACGCCGTCACTCTGGTCGCCGTCCTGCATCACCTGCCGCTGGTAGCCACCCTGCGGGAACTGCGCGGCTGTCTCGCTCCGGGCGGGCGTCTTGTGGTCGTCGGCTGCTATCGGGAGGCAGGACGCGTCGATCTGCTCGTCTCCCTGCTGGCCCTGCTCTTGAATCCGGTCATGGGGCTCGTCAAGCATCCGGCCCGCGCCGCCGCGCTGCCCTTGCACATGACGGCGCCCACCACCCCTCCGCAGGAGACTCTGGGGGACATCCGGGCTGCGGCCGCGCAGGAACTGCCCGGCGCCCGGATCCGGCGTCGCCTGTTCTGGCGGTACAGCCTGGTCTACGACGCCCCCGCCGGGCACAGTCTCAATCAGAGTGTCTGTAAGCACTTGTTTTGGCTCCACTGCACGGAGCTGTTTTGGCTCCACTGCCGGGGTGGAGGGGGCGTGTACTGGTGTGATTCACGCCGGTGTAGCAAGGTGATTTGGCCCCACTTCGATCGGGTGGTTCCGCTGGCCGGGGTGGGGGGTGTTGACGGTAGTTTTGAAGCCTCGGTGGACCTCCATCAGCGCGCCCCCGACAGGTGCGTGGAGGGTTGCCGACCCGACTCGACTCAGGTCGCGGACCGCCCAGTGGCCGCGGCGGCTGGACGAGAACGGGCGATGGTGCGCGGTCGGCACTGGGACTTGACGGCCGGGCCCGAAACGGCTGCGGCCGACCTCCCGTCACGGAGGCCGGCCGCAGTTGTTCGAGGAGGTCAGCGGCGGCGCTTCCGCTGGCTTTGA
- the istA gene encoding IS21 family transposase: MGLSRAELFAAIRRDKRLDPELSQRALAEKYGVHRRTVRQALLSAVPPPRKKPPPRAAVLDPAKPWIDAMLREDANAPRKQKHTARRIYQRLAHEYDFDLVSYSTVCDYVLARRPQIEAEVLEGRRHLTGMVPQVHLPGEEAEVDFADVWVRLAGQVVKCHLFTLRLSYSGKAVHRVYASQAQESFMEGHVEAFNILGGVPTRHIRYDNLKPAVNRICTGRSRIESERWVSFRAHYGFDAFYCVPGEDGAHEKGGVEHEGGRFRRTHLVPVPEVATLEELNAKIAEIDAAEDERILAGRLTTVGFNFFTEADQLTPLPLEEFECGITLTPKVDRSSRITVRQCHYSVPARFIGQNVRVLLRGNELLVFERREIVARHPRLTRRGDFRDELDHYLEILLTKPGAMAGSTALVTARQNGSFTEVHEAFWAAARTAHGDAAGTRALIEVLLLHRRMPADVVEQGMAAAIRAGTTSADVVAVEARRAAALAPPPADDLDDEGDPPPWAEPSGVVSLTARRAQLPEDRRPLPDVAHYDQLLSRQPKGTA; encoded by the coding sequence ATGGGTTTGTCGCGGGCGGAGTTGTTCGCTGCGATCCGGAGGGACAAGCGTCTTGATCCGGAGCTGTCGCAGCGGGCTCTGGCGGAGAAGTACGGGGTGCATCGCAGGACGGTGCGGCAGGCTCTGCTGTCTGCGGTTCCGCCGCCGCGGAAGAAGCCGCCGCCGCGGGCTGCGGTCCTGGACCCGGCCAAGCCGTGGATCGACGCGATGCTGCGGGAAGACGCGAACGCGCCGCGCAAGCAGAAGCACACTGCACGCCGGATCTACCAGCGTCTTGCCCATGAGTACGACTTCGACCTGGTGTCCTATTCCACGGTCTGCGATTACGTGCTGGCCAGGCGCCCGCAGATCGAGGCCGAGGTGCTGGAGGGCCGCCGGCACCTGACGGGGATGGTTCCGCAGGTTCATCTGCCCGGCGAGGAAGCCGAGGTCGACTTCGCCGATGTCTGGGTCCGCCTGGCGGGCCAGGTCGTCAAGTGCCACCTGTTCACACTGCGGCTGTCGTACTCCGGCAAGGCCGTCCACCGCGTCTATGCCTCGCAGGCCCAGGAATCCTTCATGGAAGGGCATGTCGAAGCGTTCAACATCCTGGGCGGAGTGCCGACCCGGCACATCCGCTACGACAACCTCAAGCCAGCGGTGAACCGTATCTGCACCGGCCGCAGCCGCATCGAGTCCGAGCGGTGGGTGTCCTTCCGGGCCCACTACGGCTTCGACGCTTTCTACTGCGTTCCCGGCGAGGACGGCGCCCACGAGAAGGGCGGGGTCGAGCACGAGGGCGGCCGTTTCCGCCGCACCCACCTGGTCCCGGTTCCCGAGGTTGCCACGCTGGAAGAGCTGAACGCGAAGATCGCCGAGATCGACGCGGCCGAGGACGAACGGATCCTCGCGGGGAGGCTGACCACCGTCGGCTTCAACTTCTTCACCGAGGCCGACCAGCTGACGCCGCTGCCGTTGGAGGAGTTCGAGTGCGGCATCACGCTGACGCCGAAGGTTGACCGCAGCAGCCGGATCACCGTGAGGCAGTGCCACTACTCGGTGCCGGCCCGCTTCATCGGCCAGAACGTGCGCGTGCTGCTGCGGGGCAACGAACTCCTCGTCTTCGAACGGCGGGAGATCGTCGCCCGCCACCCGCGGCTGACCCGCAGGGGCGACTTCCGCGACGAACTCGACCACTACCTGGAGATCCTGCTGACCAAGCCCGGAGCAATGGCCGGCTCGACCGCGCTAGTCACCGCCCGGCAGAACGGCTCGTTCACCGAGGTCCACGAAGCGTTCTGGGCCGCGGCCCGGACCGCCCACGGGGACGCGGCCGGGACACGGGCCCTGATCGAGGTCCTGCTGCTGCACCGCCGAATGCCCGCTGACGTTGTCGAGCAGGGCATGGCCGCCGCGATCCGGGCGGGCACCACCAGCGCGGACGTCGTCGCCGTCGAGGCGCGCAGGGCCGCCGCGCTGGCTCCGCCCCCAGCCGACGACCTGGACGACGAGGGCGACCCTCCGCCCTGGGCCGAGCCAAGCGGCGTGGTGTCGCTGACAGCCCGCCGGGCTCAGCTGCCCGAGGACAGACGGCCGCTGCCGGACGTCGCCCACTACGACCAGTTGCTGTCACGTCAACCGAAAGGCACCGCATGA
- a CDS encoding DUF6197 family protein encodes MSHASLSPAIDHPAPTVPAAPPADLSLEERLTLVNTAMTARLDEAAVAYEVNTAHIPTEPVDLADVVTVPQTPTLQPPPESYPTPVAALLQRAHHRLLTGGWCSGALVDEDGARCMLGAIRAEARGDSGLEASAASVLLDAIRRKFGDVDSVPSFNDAHGSARVPLRMVDQAAGLADARGL; translated from the coding sequence ATGTCCCATGCCTCGCTCTCCCCCGCCATAGACCACCCCGCCCCGACCGTCCCGGCCGCGCCGCCGGCGGACCTGAGCCTCGAGGAACGCCTCACTCTGGTGAACACGGCGATGACCGCGCGCCTGGACGAAGCGGCCGTCGCCTACGAGGTCAACACCGCGCACATCCCCACCGAGCCCGTGGACCTGGCCGACGTCGTCACCGTCCCGCAGACCCCGACGCTTCAGCCACCGCCGGAGTCCTACCCGACCCCGGTCGCCGCCCTTCTGCAGCGCGCCCACCACCGGCTGCTCACCGGCGGCTGGTGCTCCGGCGCCCTGGTCGACGAGGACGGCGCCCGCTGCATGCTCGGAGCCATCCGAGCCGAGGCCCGCGGCGACAGCGGCCTGGAGGCCAGCGCCGCCTCTGTGCTCCTGGACGCGATCCGCCGCAAGTTCGGCGACGTCGACTCCGTGCCGTCCTTCAACGACGCCCATGGATCAGCCCGCGTCCCCCTCCGCATGGTCGACCAGGCCGCCGGCCTCGCCGACGCCCGTGGCCTGTAA
- a CDS encoding inositol monophosphatase family protein yields MDYVFDAPPIDRELLDFAVRLVSRAGQMSVKGFFGDWHSRRKEDGSEVTEVDEAVEELIRAELGRRAPEDGVFGEEGGATSGTSGRRWIIDPINGTSYFTRRVPLFSNDLAYEDEHGPAIGLINMPLSQQMIVAGRGLGCWVLPDPEPDLQSGYRARVTERASIRAARTQMHNPVGWPEELLSTLHRQVFLLPSMGGIVDLVTGRADAVVIAGPPMGYEDVAPMPVIVTEAGGRVTDLSGTSVLEGDMTVLATNGRLHDAFLHLVSGLPRRRDLHALDDGD; encoded by the coding sequence ATGGACTACGTGTTCGACGCTCCGCCCATTGACCGGGAACTTCTTGACTTCGCTGTCCGCCTGGTCAGCCGTGCTGGGCAGATGTCCGTGAAGGGCTTCTTCGGTGACTGGCACAGCCGTCGCAAGGAGGACGGGAGCGAGGTCACCGAGGTCGACGAAGCGGTTGAGGAACTGATCAGGGCCGAGTTAGGCCGCCGTGCCCCGGAGGACGGGGTCTTCGGCGAGGAGGGAGGCGCGACCAGCGGAACATCCGGACGCCGATGGATCATCGACCCCATCAACGGCACGAGCTACTTCACCCGCAGGGTTCCGCTTTTCTCGAATGATCTCGCCTACGAAGACGAGCACGGCCCGGCCATCGGCTTGATCAACATGCCTCTGAGCCAGCAGATGATCGTGGCCGGGCGTGGTCTGGGGTGCTGGGTACTGCCTGACCCGGAGCCGGACCTGCAGTCGGGCTACCGTGCCCGGGTCACAGAACGGGCCAGCATCCGCGCAGCCAGGACCCAGATGCACAACCCGGTCGGCTGGCCGGAGGAACTCCTTTCCACTCTCCACCGGCAGGTCTTCCTGCTGCCCTCGATGGGCGGCATCGTGGATCTGGTCACGGGCCGCGCCGATGCCGTGGTGATCGCCGGTCCGCCGATGGGTTACGAGGACGTGGCACCGATGCCCGTCATCGTCACGGAGGCAGGCGGCCGAGTGACCGACCTGAGCGGGACGTCCGTGCTGGAGGGCGACATGACGGTGCTGGCCACCAACGGTCGGCTCCACGACGCCTTCTTGCACCTGGTTTCGGGCTTGCCGCGCCGCCGTGACCTGCACGCCCTCGACGATGGTGATTAG
- a CDS encoding tyrosine-type recombinase/integrase: MSDSTREVPRAAHLELVSGVHLLHPEDAVLEAMLTGWARQQLGGRGLQPKTISDRRKMIEQFRDFTNEYPWHWAAADIDEWMASLVMQHNRSKATLRAYQGAVGLFMDYLLNPVYGWVEICLERFDTHPTPILHDGNRREHLVDYEGDADRRPMTREECQLFFDHIDERVERAVKRGRKGALTAYRDSTVFKTIYGWGLRASEASGLDLVDLYRNAKAPQFGRFGMMHVRKAKGTKGSGPRRRNVASIMPWAVESLEDYVVNIRPRYGFPSHPALWLTERGGRLRVREIEDRFALYRDELKLPEELTPHCLRHSYVTHNIEDGVDPKFIQDQVGHLYASTTALYTAVSDDFANTMMLKAIDLAFGNDPGPRALERSER, from the coding sequence GTGTCGGACAGTACGCGTGAAGTGCCCCGGGCCGCACACCTGGAGCTGGTCTCTGGCGTACATCTGCTCCACCCCGAGGACGCCGTCCTGGAGGCGATGCTGACGGGCTGGGCACGCCAGCAGCTGGGCGGGCGAGGGCTTCAGCCGAAGACGATCAGTGACCGCAGGAAGATGATTGAGCAGTTCAGGGACTTCACGAACGAGTACCCGTGGCACTGGGCGGCTGCCGACATCGACGAGTGGATGGCCTCCCTCGTGATGCAGCACAACCGGTCCAAGGCGACACTCCGCGCCTACCAGGGGGCTGTGGGCCTGTTCATGGACTACCTGCTCAACCCGGTCTACGGGTGGGTGGAGATCTGCCTGGAGCGCTTCGATACGCACCCGACACCGATCCTCCACGACGGCAACCGGCGCGAACACCTCGTGGACTACGAGGGAGACGCGGACCGCCGGCCGATGACGCGGGAGGAATGCCAGCTCTTCTTCGACCACATCGATGAGCGAGTGGAACGGGCGGTCAAGCGAGGCCGCAAGGGGGCCTTGACCGCCTACCGAGACTCGACCGTGTTCAAGACGATCTACGGGTGGGGGCTGCGGGCTTCGGAAGCGTCCGGCTTGGACCTCGTCGACCTCTACCGGAACGCGAAAGCCCCGCAGTTCGGGCGGTTCGGCATGATGCACGTCCGCAAGGCCAAGGGCACCAAGGGCTCGGGGCCGCGGCGGCGGAACGTCGCCAGCATCATGCCGTGGGCGGTCGAATCGCTGGAGGACTACGTCGTCAATATCCGTCCCCGCTACGGCTTCCCCAGTCACCCGGCCCTGTGGTTGACCGAGCGGGGCGGGCGGCTGCGGGTGCGGGAGATCGAGGACCGGTTCGCTCTCTACCGCGACGAGCTGAAGCTCCCCGAGGAGCTGACGCCGCACTGCCTTCGGCACTCGTACGTCACGCACAACATCGAGGACGGTGTGGACCCGAAGTTCATCCAGGACCAGGTCGGCCACCTCTACGCGTCCACGACCGCCCTCTACACCGCGGTCAGCGACGACTTCGCTAACACGATGATGCTCAAGGCCATCGACCTGGCCTTCGGCAACGACCCCGGCCCCCGGGCCCTGGAACGGAGTGAACGATGA
- the istB gene encoding IS21-like element helper ATPase IstB encodes MSTTETTATQIPSPRRDMGPEEAVDTAIDEACRALHLPTIRRRVQEMAGAAMRQRSSYKDFLADLLEAECAEREERRKQRLVRDASFPRPKRLEDFDFEENPNVTPELVGILSDPTWVKAGQPLCLIGDSGTGKSHLLIGIGTAMAEAGLRVRYTTTVNLVNELAEAADEKKLTRLIARYGRVDLLCLDEFGYLDLDKAGAKLLFQIFTEREERRAIAIASNAPFSEWKQTFTDPRLCTAIVDRVTFNAHIVETGTQSYRFAQSQRKRRR; translated from the coding sequence ATGAGCACGACCGAGACCACGGCCACGCAAATCCCCTCACCCCGCCGGGACATGGGCCCGGAAGAGGCCGTGGACACGGCCATCGACGAGGCATGCCGGGCCCTGCACCTGCCGACGATCCGCCGTCGGGTCCAGGAGATGGCCGGCGCGGCGATGCGCCAGCGGTCCAGCTACAAGGACTTCCTTGCCGACCTGCTGGAGGCCGAGTGCGCCGAACGCGAGGAACGGCGCAAGCAGCGACTGGTCCGGGACGCCAGCTTCCCCCGGCCCAAGCGCCTGGAGGACTTCGACTTCGAGGAGAATCCGAATGTCACACCGGAACTTGTCGGCATTCTGTCCGACCCGACCTGGGTCAAAGCGGGACAGCCGCTCTGTCTGATCGGCGACTCCGGCACCGGGAAGTCCCACCTGCTGATCGGGATCGGCACGGCGATGGCCGAGGCTGGGCTCAGGGTCCGCTACACGACCACGGTCAACCTGGTCAACGAGCTCGCGGAGGCCGCGGACGAGAAGAAGCTGACCCGCCTCATCGCCCGTTACGGCCGCGTTGACCTGCTCTGTCTGGACGAGTTCGGCTATCTCGACCTGGACAAGGCCGGCGCCAAGCTGCTGTTCCAGATCTTCACCGAGCGCGAAGAGAGGCGGGCCATCGCGATCGCGTCGAACGCCCCGTTCTCGGAGTGGAAGCAGACCTTCACCGATCCCCGTCTCTGCACGGCGATCGTCGACCGGGTCACCTTCAACGCGCACATCGTCGAGACCGGAACCCAGTCCTACCGCTTCGCTCAAAGCCAGCGGAAGCGCCGCCGCTGA